CGACGATAAAATGATTGTTCTGGTGTCATTTTGAGCTGAGAGGTGGAGCTTCATTTATTCAAGCATAGCCTAATATGCTTTGCCACCCTCTTGTGGTGTCTCTAGGCAATTACACCGCATTTTTGGTGGCCATCCATTGTGGATTTTTGCGATTCATGGAAGGCTTCGGATCATATTCTGCGCAAATAGCTGGGCTTCACTTTACAACGTTTCACTTTAACGTCTGGCGCCGTTAAGGATCtgacactaaaataaaatatgtgaaGTTGCAGAGATAACATAAATGTGTGAGTGCCCATGCTAAAAGCTGTAGCAGTGAAACAGGCATGGAAGGGTCACAGGGGGTTGATGTGGTCAGAGCAGGTGCCGCTGACGTTGGAAACCCCATAAAGAGCGCTGGAGCCAGGCCCTGCCGTCCCCAACGGCAGGCAGCAGTCTTCCCATCTGACCTCCACCCCAGCGGACCCAGCGTGCCTTCCGCATGCGTCAGCTCCAACACCGGCTCACCTCAATCACCATTAAAGAGCCCCGCCTTTTTCTTCGGCAAAGGAAAATATTATTCCCCCAACTCTGCAAAAACCAAGCGATACGTGGTGTGTTCTGATCTGATGGCCTGGCGCTGCGTTTGAATGTGAATTATATAATTGTTATGGTTTGCGAGAGCAAAAGCCTTTAATGGGTACCACATGAGAGCTCTGTCGCTTTGTGTTTGAGTGTTATATGGAGACAAATTTCCATAGAAGGTACTTCAAAAAGTCCTCACTGTCCCTGACATTTCGGAACCAGTTTTTAGCTCTATAATGGCTCAGATTTAGTTCCGAACTCCTGTTGTTGAGCAGAAGAATGCTCTCCTGAGCTTTGGGCTGTTCCCAATTTGCTGGATGTTTGGTGAGGTGTGTTCTATTTACTACTTCTTATCCCTCTCTTGTTTTCCAGAGATGTTTGGTATTTAGACGGCCGACTGGTCCTGATCCTCATTACGTTATGTGTGGTGCTTCCCCTCGCGATGTTTCCCAAAATTGGTGAGGAAACAAGTCGAGTGGCAGCGTTCAAAGCCTCCTCGGTCACATATGTTTTGCCCTTTAAGGCTTCCTGGGTTACACTAGCAGCCTGGCCTTCTTTTTCATGCTCTACTTTGTCATTGTGGTgagttgtcattttttccctcctttttgtttgtctgttttttgaCCTGTTTGCCTCCTCCTCAGGTTGTGGTCAAGAAATGGTCCATCCCCTGCCCGCTACCACAAAACGTAACATGCCAGGTAATTTGAAGTTTCTTAAGTAGGTCACATAATATGCCAATGTTGTGTGACAGTGACAGTctagactaaaaaaaaaagggggggggggtctgctTGATAAGGACCAGAGAGGGTGTGCGGAGTGAGTGCTACCTGAGGGGAAGGAAGTTCAGGTGACCCCACCTCCTCATCCCCTCAGCCTGGAAGTGACCTCTGGCCTCTTTTATTATACAAACCACACTAGAACTCCAGACCTGGCTTGGGTTAACTTAGAGCCTTGTTTACTTTTCAGCCCCAAACTGCCAATCAGTGgaattctgcttttttttttttttttccccccagcagGACGAATACTGTAAAGTCAAACTGTCACAACCATCAAAACTTTATTGGCTTTGTATGTGTGAAcattttcatacatttataaaGGAACTTAATAATTGTgtgggaaaaaatattgaaaatttaAACTATTCATTTCTAAaactacacaaaaaaaaaaacacacctcgTATTCTTATTGTTGTCCTACAATCTTTCCTTGTATTTGTCGTTTTTCCATCTTGTCTCGGTGATAACAGACTCCCACTTCTGTCTTTGTTTGTGCAGGTATCAAATTCCTCTGACATGGAATGCACGCCGAGACTTTTCATTGTCTCCAGTCGGGTACGTACATCAAATCAGTCCTCCCTGCCATACACACGTgcatacacaaacactcaGTAAAAACGAGGTGGCTGTGAGAAGTCATTAAAAGTGTCTGCTCCAGTCTGCAAGTTCTGCTGACATGTCACACTTTCACCATGACTCACGTATGCATGTAGAAAGCTCATCACGGGCATGCTTTAAAGTTAATTAATTCAGAGAAAATACAACTATGATGATTCCTCCAGCCACCAATGTGATCGTTTTCTCAAAGCCACACCGGTGTGTATTTTCAGGGTGCCTACGCTATCCCGACCATGGCCTTCTCTTTTTTGTGCCACACAGCTGTCCTTCCAATCTACTGTGAACTGGACCGGTCAGttatacaatttatttattgtttgcatgttggaagaaaaaaatcaaatgaaaaattgagAAATCCATGTAAGTTCTCCATCTCTCACCCGGAACCCATCATTGTGCTTCATTGCTTGTATCTTCCTTCTCCTTCGCTTTTTCAGGCCGAGCAAATCGAGGATGCAGAATGTTGTCATTGTCAGCATCAGCCTCAGTTTCCTGCTTTACTTGGTTTCGGCACTTTTTGGTTACCTCACCTTCTACGGTAGACCGCAACACACAGTCCTCACCAAACCAGTCCAGCAAAACCTCATGCTCCATCTGAATTGCAGCTCATGTAAAGTCTGAGCTTTTACTCAGCTACAATGCGTACATGCCACGTGACGTCTTGGTGATGACGGTTCGGCTCGCCATCCTTATTTCAGTGCTGTTGACCGTACCAGTCATCCACTTTCCCGTGAGTAGCgaattgtgtttttctgaCCTAAGTGTAATCCGTAGCTCTTCACCTCggtatgtatgtgtttgtattttcaaGGCTCGTAAGGCCGTGATCTTAGTGCTGCTTGGAAATCGTCCATTTTCCTGGTTGACCCACATCATGACCACTCTGGTCATCCTGGGAGTGGTGCTCTTGCTGGCCATCTTTGTGCCTGATATTCGAAACGTGTTTGGAGTAGTGGGTAGGTATCGATGTTGTCATTAAGTTGGATTTAACAAATGTGATGTAGCACTCTGATGTCACATTTGATTGATTCCCGTCTTACCTGTAAAatgccactaggtggcaggGTTCACTCTCAATTACATTTCTCTCAGGGACAAGtagttttactttattttagtAATTAAATAGTCAATAAAATTCCTGTACATGTATATAGCTTTGgatgaaatgttttgcacCTATGTTATGGGTAATTATTTGGAGcagtgcgtttttttttttttaaataccgtCATCggagagttaaaaaaatatttttaaatttctctAACAGTTGACAACTTTAATTATGCTGACTGTCTTTTGCATTGGCTATTTGGGAAAAtcagcaaaaaataatttggtgCAAAGTATACTGTCATTGCAATGTCTGCTGGTGTATATTTAAGCATTTAACGAAGCATTTAAAGACGCATTTAACGACGCAGTTACCCTCACACAAGTTGTCGTCCTTGTTTGCCAGGATCGACCACATCCAGCTGCCTCTTGTTTGTCTTCCCCGGCCTCTTCTACCTCAAGATTAGCCGCCAGCCTCTCAGATCTTTAGACTCCATCGGGGTAAGTCTGTTCTCGTCAGACAGAAGATGTGAAACCATTTTAAAGCGCTTctctcaaaaacaaaatccagacAATTCCTTTAATGCAAACGTTGTGTTTGTAGGCGATGTTCCTGGTGGCCTTTGGATTAGTCGTGGGCGTCATCAGCCTCTCAGGCATCATTTTCACATGGGTACAAAGATTTTAGCCCATCCCCTCATTCCTCTTTCTCAAAGCACAAGGGCAAAAAGGGAGAATTATACCAAAGAAAATTTGGGATGGGATAAAATGATAGACACTTGGTAGTCTGTGTTCCTCAGGCTGTATATTTTTCCTGTAAAGTTTTTATCATGCATAAATATCACAACAAGACTTTA
Above is a genomic segment from Syngnathus acus chromosome 22, fSynAcu1.2, whole genome shotgun sequence containing:
- the slc38a6 gene encoding probable sodium-coupled neutral amino acid transporter 6 → MSTNDNANSGLYSQTAPRESEGNETTPLRPNISSARGASFAFSVFNLMNAIMGSGILGLAYVMASTGILSFCILLILVSSLAGYSIHLLLKLCDLTGISSYEDLGGRALKKTGTVLVGITILIQNVGAMSSYLFILKSELPAAIGSILSPDQSGDVWYLDGRLVLILITLCVVLPLAMFPKIGFLGYTSSLAFFFMLYFVIVVVVKKWSIPCPLPQNVTCQVSNSSDMECTPRLFIVSSRGAYAIPTMAFSFLCHTAVLPIYCELDRPSKSRMQNVVIVSISLSFLLYLVSALFGYLTFYAHVKSELLLSYNAYMPRDVLVMTVRLAILISVLLTVPVIHFPARKAVILVLLGNRPFSWLTHIMTTLVILGVVLLLAIFVPDIRNVFGVVGSTTSSCLLFVFPGLFYLKISRQPLRSLDSIGAMFLVAFGLVVGVISLSGIIFTWVQRF